From Dreissena polymorpha isolate Duluth1 chromosome 15, UMN_Dpol_1.0, whole genome shotgun sequence, a single genomic window includes:
- the LOC127861173 gene encoding uncharacterized protein LOC127861173, producing MLTCLEEKLCVDNDTLLDKNVFFTTSDNTLRIEYSDPYANMSFTIQFSAYSNKDWDCEGNRCPTKLCVPSGYDCSSEIRICGAAKNSCSGKKIFGETMSCKIFGDVLRVIGIAIAVIAGILISKKLFQHRTEYLSKCRNSCEYGSCGLCCYQICECFSQKCCKKGPEQRDIGVIMTRHRQSADTSTTRPYPETSERSTTINNGVSSVTAE from the exons ATGCTCACAT GTCTTGAGGAAAAGCTTTGCGTTGACAATGATACCCTTCTCGACAAAAACGTGTTTTTCACCACCAGCGACAACACACTTAGAATAGAGTATTCAGATCCGTACGCTAATATGAGTTTTACCATACAGTTTTCAGCTTATTCGAATAAAG ACTGGGACTGTGAGGGAAACAGATGCCCGACCAAGCTGTGCGTACCGTCGGGGTATGACTGTAGCTCCGAAATTCGGATATGCGGTGCCGCGAAGAATAGCTGTTCCGGAAAGAAAATCTTTGGCGAAACGATGTCTTGCAAGATCTTTGGGGACGTTTTACGAGTTATCGGAATTGCAATTGCGGTGATAGCTGGAATACttatttcaaagaagctgttcCAACATAGAACGGAGTATTTGTCGAAATGCCGCAACAGTTGTGAATATGGGTCTTGTGGATTATGCTGTTATCAG ATATGTGAGTGTTTCTCTCAGAAATGCTGCAAGAAAGGACCAGAACAACGTGATATCGGTGTCATCATGACCCGGCACAGACAGTCGGCGGACACATCAACGACACGTCCATATCCGGAAACAAGCGAACGCAgtacaacaataaacaacggaGTATCCAGCGTAACAGCCGAGTAA